CAGAGAAAAAGGGAGTGCCTGTTTATCAGACATTCCCTTTTTTGTATCCGGCAGAAATGCCTGTGATACCTTCACTGACTGTCCTATCGACCGGACATCTGTTTTTCCTGTTCTTCGATCATTTTCTTGACCATATAACCTCCGACAGATCCGTTCTGTCTTGAAGTTAAGTCTCCGTTGTACCCGTCTGATAACGGTACTCCCAGTTCGCTTGCAACCTCGTATTTAAATTTGTCCAGTGCACCTTTTGCTTCTGGCACGGCTGCTCTGTTTGATGAACGACTTGCCATATTC
The sequence above is drawn from the Coprococcus comes ATCC 27758 genome and encodes:
- a CDS encoding alpha/beta-type small acid-soluble spore protein; protein product: MASRSSNRAAVPEAKGALDKFKYEVASELGVPLSDGYNGDLTSRQNGSVGGYMVKKMIEEQEKQMSGR